ttaggtttaaaaaacagattatgGAACCGCGGGGACTGTGAAGCCACAttaacattggcacagacacatgcatacacacacacacatgaacgataacatacgcactatacatacacatggatttagtactgtagatatgtggtagtggtggagtaggggcctgagggcacacagtgtgttgtgaaatatgtgaatgtattgtaatgttttaaaattgtataaactgccttaattttcctggaccccaggaagagtagctgctgccttggcagcagctaatggggattcataataaatacaaatacaaagtgTCCAATTAAAGGTAACTATTTAAATTTAATACAAGTTGGTGCAGGTGTGTGTTTACAGGGGGATGGGGATGTGTATATCTGAGGTGTATTCACTACGAACCAAAATGAACAAAATGGAGATTGACTAAACTGAACTAACCTGCAAAACGTTTTCAGTTGCAAAACGTattgctacggtgtgcactaatgcaTAAACCTGTGTATtatatctgtctctgtcactcAAACAGACAACGTGGCATTGAGAGGAGTGGCTGCTCAGTCATCACAGTTTTCCGATCGCGATGCTCACTATGCAATCGATGGGTACAGAAACACAAACTATGGATCCTGCACCCACACTACACAGCAGACCAACCCCTGGTGGAGAGTGGACCTGCTGGATGTGTACAAAGTGACAGCTGTCACCATCACCAACAGAGATGAAGTTCCTGAGAGGCTTGATGGTGCTGAGATCCGTATCGGTAACTCACTGGAGAACAACGGCATCAACAACCCCAGGTGAGTAGTGAAGCCGAAAAACAACATtgtactcaaatcaaattgtttttaGTCACATGCGacaaatacaacatgtgtagacctgacagagaaatgcttacttacaagcccttaacaaacagtgCAGTTCCAGAAATAGTTATGAAAATGTTTAACTAAATAAAAAAAgtctaaaataaaaagtaacacagtaGAAATACATAAAAATAACGATGTTATATATACAGGGTTACTCAAGGTTACTcaaggggcacaggttagtcgaggtaatttattcatgtaggtaagggtaaagtgactatgcatagatgataagatgataaacagcgagtaacagcagggggtcaatgtaaatagtcggggtgtccatttgattaattgttcagcggtCTATTAgcttggggtagaagcttttgaggagccttttgaacctagacttggcgctccagtactgcttgccgtacggtagcagagagaacagtctatgacttgggtaactgaagtctgacaattttttggggccttccttcccctgacaccacctggtatataggtcttggatggcaggaagcttggctccagtgatatATTGGGCTGTATAACTTTTTTACGATTTGGAGGCCCAATCTAAAtagtttcagtctcctgaggggaaaaggtgttgtcgtagcccttcacaactgtcttggcgTGTttcgaccatgatagtttgttggtgatgtggacaccaaggaacttgaaactcttgacccgctccaatTCAGCCCCGTCGAATTAAATGGAggcctgtttggccctccttttcctgtagtccacgatcatctcctttgtcttgcttacattgagggagaggttgttggcctggcaccacactgacaggtctttgacctcctccctaaaggctgtctcatcgttgtcggtgatcaggcctaccactgttgtgtcatcagcaaacttactgatggtattggagttgtgcttggccacgcagtcgtgggtgaacggggagtacaggagactaagtacacaccccggAGGGGAActggtgttgaggatcagcatggcacatgtgttgttgcctacccttactacccgagggcggcctgtcaggaagtccaggatctagttgtagagggaggtgtttagtcccagggtccttagcttagtgatgagctttgttgacacaatggtgttgaacactgacctgttgtcaatgaatagcattctcacataggtattccttttgtccaggtgggaaagggcagtatgaTTTTCGATtgagattgcataatctgtggatctgttggggcggtatgcgaattgcaGTGGGTCTTGTGTTTCCAGGGTGATGGTATTTCCAGGGTGATGGGTAATCCATCTGGTCCAgcgtccttgtgaatgttgacctttttaaagTTCTTGCTTAcattggctatggagagcgtgatcacacagtcttccagaacagctggtgctctcatgcatgcttcagtgttgcttgcctcgaagcgagcatgaaaggcatttagctcatctggtaggctcgcgtcaatgggcagctcgcagctgggttACACTTTGTATTCCGTAATAGTTTGCACGCACCGCCACATTCGACGAACGTCAGAGCCGGTAGTTCTGATTGATTGTAAAGTTTATGGGATTCAGTAAAAATAACAGTTATTCATTAAATGTGTTGCTATTTTCAGTAATACTTTTGTGAAGAAGCATTTGAACTACAGCACTGTACAATAATCATAtactgtatctttctctctccccaccctctctctctctccctctcctctctctctctcccccaccctctctctctctccctctcctctctctctctctctttcagatgTGTTGTCATATCCCACATCCCAGCAAGAGAGACCTACACCTTCCAGTGTAATAAGATGGAGGGTCGCTATGTTGCTGTGGTCATCCCTGTCAGGTCAGAATGGCTCACTCTGTGTGAGGTGGAAGTATTCGCCACTGTCAAAACTCCAGAGTCTTCCACAGAAGGTACTTCTTTCCTGGTACATTTATTTATTCTGTCAGAGAAGGTATTCCGAATAATAACTTTAATGAACATACTTATTTTCGTATCGGACTTCGGTTTAGTGGAGATTAAACTTTTTTCCCCACAATTCATGTTTTGTTATATTGAATGTTATTTTGTGACTATGTGGGAGACATTTTCACAATGCTAATTAGTACAAATCAGTGTAATTTACGCATTGCTCAGCTTACTAAACTTTAGTAAAACAATCACCTTTTTGTACAGCGCATTGTTAAAGAAATATATTAAATAAAATCATACTGTCAAGTCCTAATGAGTTGTGGTATTCCCGGTATATTATACAGATTTGAACTATTGTGCACCATAAAAAATATCAGCAAATGTATTTCAGCCCCCAAGTCAAAGAGAACGGTGGTGAGGATGAAGATCCAATCAGATGCTGATCTGACAAACCAGGCAGTCGGTGACCAGCTACTACAGCAggtgagatagagggagagggaaagggggagggagagagaaagacagagagagaaagacagagagagagagacagagagacagaaagagagacagagagacacagagagacagacacagagacacacagagacagacacacagagagagagagacagaaagagagagaaaaagagagagagacagaaagagagacagagatagagagccagaaagagagagtgagcgagagagaaaatTATCTAACAATTTAACCTAAAAGCTTGTGCTTTAATCTAGCTGCATGTAGAGCTCGTGAAGCAGGGGGTGTCTAACTTTCAACTGCGCTGGAGGACTCAGCCAGATGGACAGATTTTCCACCgtgaggaagaagagaaggagtgTGGACCCTCACAGACAGGTAACAACAAGGAGCATATTACAGACTGTTTTCCTTATTGCAACAGACAGGCAATGAAGGCATTGTGCTTTTATCAGAGTTGGGGTCTATTCCATTTCAGGAAAtaaactttattttatttattctaATTTCAATATACCTTAATGTGTTTCAATTATGAAAATGTGGAagtggaatttcagtttacttcatgatttgactgaattgaaatgtaatCAACCCTAACTCTGAGTTTTATTATCTTATTGCCAAGTTGTTTTTGTAAGAAGAGAACGTGTTAGCGAGTGATAACTAAATTAGTACATGAAAGAGTTTCCTGTATGTCATTTCTCTTCCAGGTGTCTGTGGAACTGAAGGGGGCTAGCCTGGTGAGAGACTCCAATGAGACACAATAGTCTTAAGATTGGACTGTATTGATGACAATCTACCAACCGTAAAACTTTAATTAAACCCAGTCCCAAATAGCTGCCTGTCCTTTTTAATAGCTAGGCAACAGCACATTTCAGCAACTAAACGCCTGTTTCAAATAAACTCAgggtctaaatcaaatcaaatctaatgttatttgtcacctacacatgattagcagatgttaatgcgagtgtagcgaaatgtttgtgtttctagttccgacagtgcagtaataaccaacgagtaatctaacaatccccaacaactacctaatacacacaaatctaaaggggtgaatgagaatatgtacagtacatgtaagtatatggatgagcgatggccgagcggcatagacaagatgcaatacatggtataaaatacagtatgtacatgtgatgtttttttattttactaggaaagtcagttaagaacaaattcttattttcaatgacggcctaggaacagtgggttaactgcctcgttcaggggcagaacgacagatttttaccttgtcagctcggggattcgatcttgcaacctttcggttacttgtccaacgctctaaccactaggcttcctgctgcataatatgagtaatgtaagatatgtaaacattattaaagtggcattatttagagtgcattgtataaagtgactagtgattaaTGAATTGTTTACCAGGTTACCATGAATTGTTTACCAggtttaatgtttgatttgtCACATTAAATCATTCAGTAATGACTCTAAAATattgttaatcttctgtttttatTGCCAGTAAGAAACTGCTAGCCATTGGTTGCTAACAATTGAGAACTGCTAGGTATAAACTGGCAAGCCCAAAAACACTCAACAACTTCGGGAGTACAAACCCTAAGAAATGGGCAAGAACTGACGAACACAtgtactcgctgtttgtttgttacctatgcatagtcactttgggCTTGCCAGTTTATACCTAGCagccccacctacatgtacagattacctcaactagcctgtactcccgcacactgactcggtaccagtgccccctgtatataacctcgttattgtgttactttttattactactttttattttagtctacttggtaaatattttcttcttcttgaactgcactgttggttaagggcttgtaagtaagcatttcacggtaaagtctacacttgttgtattcggcacatgtgggaaataaagtttgatttcatTATTCTGTTAAGGATTTTTT
The sequence above is drawn from the Salvelinus namaycush isolate Seneca chromosome 36, SaNama_1.0, whole genome shotgun sequence genome and encodes:
- the LOC120030294 gene encoding fucolectin-like; translation: MEWSRRAVPVSDNVALRGVAAQSSQFSDRDAHYAIDGYRNTNYGSCTHTTQQTNPWWRVDLLDVYKVTAVTITNRDEVPERLDGAEIRIGNSLENNGINNPRCVVISHIPARETYTFQCNKMEGRYVAVVIPVRSEWLTLCEVEVFATVKTPESSTEAPKSKRTVVRMKIQSDADLTNQAVGDQLLQQLHVELVKQGVSNFQLRWRTQPDGQIFHREEEEKECGPSQTGVCGTEGG